A genomic region of Notamacropus eugenii isolate mMacEug1 chromosome 3, mMacEug1.pri_v2, whole genome shotgun sequence contains the following coding sequences:
- the LOC140532051 gene encoding apolipoprotein L3-like: MDYSDEEMQFEVKMFLKDFPKTKLQLEEHIKELHLAADKIDTIHKNCTITSVVASSAGAVSGILIIAGLALAPVTAGASLALSVGVMGLGATAAVTGISASVVDHVSESWRKSHLECLSKSVKKILASMEWLRKSCKNITPNFRALRMLRSGSISTTDQINRSIPGTVLAMTKKARIRGALSAGVFLLMDIADIVQDSTHLSNGTKDLIAEKLKEKA, encoded by the exons ATGGATTATTCTGATGAGGAAATGCAGTTTGAAGTGAAAATGTTTTTGAAGGATTTTCCCAAGACCAAATTGCAACTGGAAGAACATATCAAAGAGCTTCACCTGGCCGCAGACAAAATCGACACGATTCACAAGAATTGCACCATTACTAGTGTAGTAGCAAGCTCTGCTGGTGCTGTCTCAGGCATCCTGATCATAGCAGGATTGGCACTGGCACCTGTAACAGCAGGAGCAAGCTTGGCTCTCTCTGTAGGTGTGATGGGATTGGGAGCCACAGCTGCTGTCACTGGTATTTCTGCAAGCGTTGTTGATCATGTGAGTGAGTCATGGAGGAAGTCACA TTTGGAATGTCTATCTAAATCAGTAAAGAAAATTCTTGCTTCGATGGAATGGCTGAGGAAATCCTGCAAAAATATTACCCCAAACTTTCGTGCCCTCAGAATGCTCAGGTCAGGCTCGATTTCTACTACTGATCAGATCAACAGGTCTATTCCAGGCACAGTAttagccatgaccaaaaaagccAGGATAAGAGGTGCTCTCTCTGCAGGAGTTTTTCTTCTAATGGACATAGCAGACATAGTGCAAGATTCCACGCATTTGTCAAATGGAACAAAGGATTTAATAGCAGAAAAACTGAAGGAGAAAGCTTAG